The Paenibacillus spongiae nucleotide sequence GGTCGTTTTGACAGGCTGCTCGGAAAAGAATGAGGCAGTTGATAATCAACCGGCTGAGAATAAAGGCGCGGTGGAGCAGAACGAGTCGCTAACGGCCGCAACCGATGCTTATAAAACTTATGTCATCGAGCAGACGGATTTGTTCGTCCAATCGACCGAGCAATTCGTCGATGCCGTGAAGACCGGCGATGTGAAGAAAGCGCAGGAGCTGTATGCGCCAACCCGCATGTTCTATGAACGGATCGAGCCGATTGCCGAATCGTTCGGCGACCTCGATCCGAATCTCGACGCCAGAGAAGGCGATGTCGACGATAAGGAATGGCGCGGCTTCCACCGGATCGAGAAATCGCTCTGGATCGATCAACAAACGGCGGGACAAGAAGGCTACGCCGATCAGCTGCTTAGCGACAGCAAGCTTCTTCGCGCCCTGGTGGAAACGGTAGAGGTCAGTCCGGACGTGCTCATAAGTGGAGCCGTAGGTTTGTTGAATGAGGTGTCCAGCAGCAAAGTCGTCGGAGAAGAAGAACGGTATTCCCATACCGATCTCTATGATTTCGCCGCGAACGTTGAAGGCGCGGAGAAGATCTTCGAATTGCTGAAGCCGGAGCTGGAGAAGAAGGATGCTGCGCTCGCTTCTGATATTAAGGGAAAATTCGAAGAGCTGGACAAGGATTTGTCCCAGTACAAGGTTGGCGACGGCTATATGATCTATACGGATCTTAAGCAAGAGCAGACGAAGAAATTGAGCCAATTAATCGATGCCCTGGCCGAACCGCTATCTCAAATGGGTACCGTGCTGGAGGCGTAAACGATATGAGCGATACGCAAAACGATAAACAGCAGGGGAAGACGGAGACGAAGCTTAGCCGACGCGAAGTGCTGAAGATGGCGGGAGTTGGCGGCGTCAGCTTGCTTCTCGGTTCAGTAGTTGGCGGCAGCGTGTTGGAGGGCAGCGGGCTCACCTCCGCACTGACCGGCAGCTCCGATACGAAGAAGGCCGGAGGCAGCCAGGCCAGCATCCCGTTCTACGATACCGTACAAGCCGGAATTGTTACGCCATCTCAAGATTTTCTCTGTTTTGCTTCATTCGATCTGGTCGTAAACCGGATCGAAGATGTACGCAAGCTGTTCAGGGAATGGACGGAAGCAGCGGCTCAGATGGCTGCCGGCCAACCGGTCGGAGAGGAAAGCTCCAATGCGTTCTTGCCGCCGAAAGATACGGGAGAGGCGGCAGGGCTTCTCCCGGCAAGGACGACGATAACG carries:
- the efeO gene encoding iron uptake system protein EfeO: MVRRLGYALATGVLGFTVVLTGCSEKNEAVDNQPAENKGAVEQNESLTAATDAYKTYVIEQTDLFVQSTEQFVDAVKTGDVKKAQELYAPTRMFYERIEPIAESFGDLDPNLDAREGDVDDKEWRGFHRIEKSLWIDQQTAGQEGYADQLLSDSKLLRALVETVEVSPDVLISGAVGLLNEVSSSKVVGEEERYSHTDLYDFAANVEGAEKIFELLKPELEKKDAALASDIKGKFEELDKDLSQYKVGDGYMIYTDLKQEQTKKLSQLIDALAEPLSQMGTVLEA